A portion of the Canis aureus isolate CA01 chromosome 32, VMU_Caureus_v.1.0, whole genome shotgun sequence genome contains these proteins:
- the AVEN gene encoding cell death regulator Aven — protein sequence MRIEKLREKKGDSFSQFRFVEEKEWDGEVSGPKQNSAFYVDCESLVRALQELPLSLRLNVAAELVQTALPLELPQMKPKRNDEAKGLGMQLKGPLGPGGKGSVSELKPAACCPAPSGGPQKPTAPLPLAADHLEEELDLLLSLDAPVREGESILPDLTPGLESEKDRDMAQEGQGPAEPSVTDEKNVQSEQPSTSKPVTEEELEDWLDSMIS from the exons ATGAGAATAGAGAAACTCAGAGAGAAAAAag GGGACTCATTCTCACAGTTCCGGTTTGTTGAAGAGAAAGAGTGGGATGGTGAAGTGTCAGGTCCAAAACAG AATTCAGCGTTTTATGTGGACTGCGAGTCACTGGTCCGAGCCCTTCAAgaactgcctctctctctccggcTCAATGTTGCTGCCGAGTTGGTCCAG ACCGCCCTTCCTTTAGAGCTTCCTCAGATGAAACCAAAGAGGAACGACGAAGCCAAGGGACTGGGGATGCAGTTAAAAGGGCCCTTGGGTCCTGGCGGAAAGGGGTCCGTCTCTGAGCTGAAACCTGCCgcctgctgccctgccccctcgGGGGGTCCCCAGAAACCCACTGCCCCACTGCCGTTGGCAGCAGACCACTTGGAGGAAGAATTAGATCTGCTGCTTAGTCTAGACGCACCTGTAAGAGAGGGGGAGAGCATCCTACCGGACCTGACGCCTGGGTTAGaatctgagaaagacagagacatggcccAGGAAGGACAAG GTCCCGCAGAACCATCTGTGACAGACGAAAAGAATGTGCAATCTGAGCAACCAAGTACATCAAAACCCGTTACTGAGGAAGAGCTTGAAGACTGGTTGGACAGTATGATTTCATAa